Within Deltaproteobacteria bacterium GWC2_65_14, the genomic segment TCGAACGCCTCCTTGACCATCTTCTGGAAGGTCGCGTCCGGACGCGCCTTCTCGAACTTGCTGACTCCGCCCGATACCATGTAGACCGGTCTCACGATACCCTCCCCCGCTGATGTGGTGTCCGCATCCCGAACCCTTCCCGTCAGGCCCTCGGCCGGACCTTGTCGTTTACGTACGAAATGATCTCCGACAGGGGGGTCCCCGGCGTGAACACCCGGTCCACCCCCTTCTTCCGCAGACCCGGGATGTCGTCGTCGGGGATGATCCCTCCGCCGAAGACCACGACGTTTCTCATCTTCTTTTCCCGGAGCAGCTCCACCACCTTCGGGAAGAGGTAGTTGTGGGCACCGGAAAGGATCGACAGCCCGATC encodes:
- a CDS encoding methylmalonyl-CoA mutase, yielding MASALTRTKRGSGKPKRKVRILVGKPGLDGHDRGAKIIARALRDAGFEVIYTGLHQTPEMIVNAAVQEDVDAIGLSILSGAHNYLFPKVVELLREKKMRNVVVFGGGIIPDDDIPGLRKKGVDRVFTPGTPLSEIISYVNDKVRPRA